The nucleotide window TTCCATAAAAATAAATATTAAATATTAACACAGTCATATCAACTGCATAACTCCTGGGTTCTAATTCATTTCCGGCCTGATACTATTAATTTGCAAATAAAATTAAATCATCTGCAAAAAGATCTAGGCCAATTGTAGAGTTGCTGAATTAAATCAGAACATTTATTAATCAAATGCTGACTGTTCAGTCTCCTCTCAATGCCGACGAGGTTAGCTGACGGGCTAGGACTGAGAGATGTCCTTCTCTACTGATACTATAGAGATGCGCCCCTGGATCGGTTTCCCCGTTCCTCTGGAGTTGTTATGATTGAGGATTAGGCTGACTTATCAATGGATAATGGATAATGGATAATGGATCAATTTGGAGTAAAACCTCTTTTTTTAAGGAAAAAGAGCCAAAATTTCTTCTTTTGTCTCAATCCTATTTATCAGACCCCGTCGTTAACGACGAGTTTTAAAGATAAAGAGGTAATTATCAATTATCCCTTGTCAATTATCAATTATTGAATGACGTACTCTATCCTATTTAGGAAAATGACTGAGAAAACTAGAGAAAATTCCCAGAATCTTTTTCTAAGGACAGATACAATTTTGTATTATAACATTTTCAATTAGGATTAGGTAGCACTAAATCCTGAAAATTTCAATTAAGTAAGCAATAATTCTTAGAGATTATTGGGATGTTAACGGCTTATTCTAGAGCTTTAATATTTTCCCACCAATTATTAAGAGGATAATAGAGAACAGGAGTCCATAAACTGCTGAGAATAGCCGAAGAAAGAGCAATCTGTTGATAATCTATCCAAATTTCGTCTAGAGGGCGGATACCTGAAATAACATACTGAAAGGCGATGAGAGTTTCGGCCAGTAAGCTCATCATAAAAACAATCAGGACAACCGACATCAAATCCTCTTTAATATAGCGTTGTTTCTGAATACGAGCAGTAATAAAAGCGATTAACACAAATACTAAAACATGGGAAGGATAAGAAGAGGTCATCCCATCTTGAATTAATCCGAGAGTTAATCCGGCGACTATAGCTTGAAATACAGTGCGTTTAACACTCCAAGACACCACCCAAATGATGAACCAATTCGGGCCAATGCCTAACAACTCCATTCCCGGTAAACGAGTAAAGGAAAAAAAGATACAGATTAAAATTGAACCAACAATGACAAATCCGTTGAGAATTCGGCGCGTCTTAGGAGATAGTTTGGTTAATTTAATCACGCTCGTTCAACTCGTCTTGACGCTTAAGCGGATGAATAATCACCCATTCTAGATTATTAATCGGGGCAATTAATTCTATTTGGGCTTCTGGCGCTGGGCCACGTGCTTCTAAATTGACGGATTTAACTCGGCCAATGGGCAACCCAGAGGGAAATAAACGACTGACACTGGAGGTGGTGACGGTATCACCGGGGCGAACATCAGGAACTTTTTCAAAAAACTGCATGACGGCAATTTTTGAGCCTTGGCCTTGAATTAATCCCATTGAACGACTGCGAGTAATTGTCGCACCGACGCGAGAGGTAGGATTACTAATCAGTAATACCCGACTGGTATGGGGAGTGACTTCGCTAATGCGGCCAACTAATCCACCAATGCCAGTGACAGCAGCCCCTTTTTCCACTCCATCACGACTTCCTCGGCCTAAAATTACTTGTTGCCACCAATCATCGGAACTTCGTCCAATCACGGGGGCAGTAATGGCGGGTTGAGGTTGGTCTTCAAAATAGCCTAATAAGGATTTCAGTTGTTGATTTTGCTGTTCTAATTCCTTAACCCGCTCTTGTAATTCTTGAACTCGTGCGTTAGTGAGTTGCTGCTGTTGGACTAAGGCAGAATCGGATTGAAAAGGACGGGTTATTAAAGCGTAAAACTCGATAATGGCTGCACTACGAGTTTGATAGAGAAACCAGCCAGTTCCTAGGGCTAATCCCGCTAAAACCATCCTTAAGCCCCGTCGAGTCCATCTGCGGCGCACTATAAACATACGGCAATTGACCTATATCGCTGTCATAGATGATCGACCTTTAGGCATTGCGAGAAGTTTCTGCCAAGATTCGGTCTAAGAGTTTTTGATTCTTGAGAACTTCACCCGTTCCTTTAACGACACATCTTAAAGGATCTTCAGCGATATGGGTAATAATACCGGTTTCATGACCAATGAGGGTATCGATTCCATTGAGTAATGCTCCCCCA belongs to Gloeothece citriformis PCC 7424 and includes:
- the mreD gene encoding rod shape-determining protein MreD, which translates into the protein MIKLTKLSPKTRRILNGFVIVGSILICIFFSFTRLPGMELLGIGPNWFIIWVVSWSVKRTVFQAIVAGLTLGLIQDGMTSSYPSHVLVFVLIAFITARIQKQRYIKEDLMSVVLIVFMMSLLAETLIAFQYVISGIRPLDEIWIDYQQIALSSAILSSLWTPVLYYPLNNWWENIKALE
- the mreC gene encoding rod shape-determining protein MreC codes for the protein MFIVRRRWTRRGLRMVLAGLALGTGWFLYQTRSAAIIEFYALITRPFQSDSALVQQQQLTNARVQELQERVKELEQQNQQLKSLLGYFEDQPQPAITAPVIGRSSDDWWQQVILGRGSRDGVEKGAAVTGIGGLVGRISEVTPHTSRVLLISNPTSRVGATITRSRSMGLIQGQGSKIAVMQFFEKVPDVRPGDTVTTSSVSRLFPSGLPIGRVKSVNLEARGPAPEAQIELIAPINNLEWVIIHPLKRQDELNERD